In a genomic window of Seriola aureovittata isolate HTS-2021-v1 ecotype China chromosome 11, ASM2101889v1, whole genome shotgun sequence:
- the LOC130177392 gene encoding gamma-crystallin M2-like encodes MSSKIIFYEDRNYQGRSYECDTDCPDMHPHFSRCNSIKVESGCWVLYEKPNYTGYQYVLTRGEYPDYQRWMGYNDTIRSCRTFSYTSEGPYRMRIYERPNFQGQMMEFSDDCESVQDHFRSRDIYSCNVMDGYWTLYEHPNYRGRQYFMRPGEYRKFSDWGATCATTGSFRRITEF; translated from the exons ATCATATTTTATGAGGACAGGAACTACCAGGGTCGCTCCTATGAGTGCGACACCGACTGTCCTGACATGCACCCCCACTTCAGCCGCTGCAACTCCATCAAGGTAGAGAGCGGGTGCTGGGTGCTGTACGAGAAGCCCAACTACACCGGCTACCAGTACGTCCTGACCAGGGGGGAGTACCCAGACTACCAGCGCTGGATGGGCTACAACGACACCATCCGCTCCTGCCGTACTTTCTCTTAT ACCAGCGAGGGCCCCTACCGCATGCGCATCTACGAGCGCCCCAACTTCCAGGGCCAGATGATGGAGTTCAGCGATGACTGCGAGTCGGTGCAGGATCACTTCCGCAGCCGCGACATCTACTCCTGCAACGTCATGGACGGCTACTGGACCCTGTACGAGCACCCCAACTACCGCGGCCGCCAGTACTTCATGAGGCCCGGGGAGTACCGCAAGTTCAGTGACTGGGGGGCCACCTGCGCCACCACCGGCTCCTTCCGCAGAATCACAGAGTTTTAA
- the LOC130177379 gene encoding gamma-crystallin S-1-like: protein MGKIIFYEDRNFGGRHYECMSDCADLHSMFDRCRSIRVESGMFVIYDRPSYTGNQYFMKRGDYSDYLGMSGMNDCVRSCRMIPMHSGNFKLRLYEHFDMRGEMMELTNDCPNLMDRFRMSNFNSCNVMEGHWLLYEHPHYRGRHYYLRPGQYRSFSEWSGNSSRISSIRRLMNL, encoded by the exons ATGGGAAAG ATCATCTTCTACGAGGACAGGAACTTTGGAGGCCGTCACTATGAGTGCATGAGCGACTGCGCCGACCTGCACTCCATGTTTGACCGCTGCCGCTCCATCAGGGTGGAGAGCGGCATGTTCGTGATCTACGACCGTCCCAGCTACACGGGAAACCAGTACTTCATGAAGAGGGGAGATTACTCCGACTACCTGGGCATGAGCGGCATGAATGACTGTGTCAGGTCCTGTCGCATGATCCCCATG CACAGTGGCAACTTCAAGTTGAGGCTGTACGAGCACTTCGACATGAGAGGTGAGATGATGGAGCTGACGAACGACTGCCCCAACCTCATGGACCGTTTCCGCATGTCCAACTTCAACTCCTGCAACGTGATGGAGGGCCACTGGCTGCTGTACGAGCACCCCCACTACAGGGGACGTCACTACTACCTGAGGCCTGGCCAGTACAGGAGCTTCAGCGAGTGGAGCGGCAACAGCTCCAGGATCAGCTCCATCAGGCGCCTCATGAATCTCTAA